A window of Exiguobacterium sp. Helios genomic DNA:
GTTCGTATCGATCAGACGGACGAATCCTTCGACGAAGTAGCCGTTTTCGAAGATTGACTCAAGCGGTGCACCGTTTGCCCAATCGACTGTATCTTTTAAATCAACCGTAACGTTGACTTTTGTTGTACTCTTCGCGTTAATCGCGACTGAACTTGCTTTCTTCGAGCCGACCGTGAAGGAGATCGGGAACGTGCCTTTGTTGGCGTCAACCGCATCAACTGTTCCTTTTTTGAATATACCGTTGGCTTCCAGGAAATTTTGACCTTGGACGGCGAGATCCGATTGGACCGTTCCGGCAAGTTTATACGTCAACTTCTCATTGCTGTAGTTCTTCAGGTCTAACGTGAAGCTGAACTTGTCGCCGACTTGTTTCAAGGCGGCTTTTCCTTCACCCGACTTCGTTTCCGTAACGACGACCGGTGTTTTCATCGCCGCACGTAAGTCCATCAGTCCGGCACCTTCACGACGCGGAGAATAATAGTTACCGGTTTTTGCTTCCGCATTGTATTTTCCTTTATCGAGCTGCGGACGTGACGTGTTCATTAAAATCGTCTTCGCGAGTTTGACACGTGTCGCTCCACTGACCTTGAAGTCCTTGTCGATCCGCTGCATGACGAGTGCTGTTCCACCGGCGACGTGTGGTGCTGCCATCGATGTTCCGCTCATGACGCCATATTCGTTATCGTTGAGTGTTGAGTAGATTTTCCCGCCCGGTGCCGTGATTTCCGGCTTGAAGTCAAGGTTCGGCGTCACACCCCATGATGTGAAGTCAGACATTTCGCCTGCGACCGGGTTTGGTGTCGAGACTGCTTTTCCGTCAAACGTCACTGTCAATGCCTTGCCGTCTTTCGCTTTCGCTTCGAGTTCGTTTCCGTCGGCAATGCTTAACGAGACGAGCGGAATCGTAGGTTTATTAAGTGCCATGCTGACGTAATCGCCATGATCGACACGTCCGCGGACGATGACACCGGCCGCGCCTTGTTTCTCGGCTTCCGCTTGAATCATGCCGTAGTTGAAGCTGCCGTTCCGGACGACGAAGACGACTTTATCCTTGACGTCTTTGCCAGCATAATTCGGTTCACTGCCGTCACCAACATAGACGACATCCATCTTCTCTTTATCAAAGACCGCAATCGGATTCGGCGAGTCTTGTTTCTGATAAGCGAGGTAACCTGCGTCCTGCCCGTCGACCGTCAATGCCATTCCTTCGAGTGTCAGCTGTGTGTTTTCAACTGACGCGACTTGCAGCGATTCGCTGATTAAGCCCGGCGAGCCGACGACACCGACGTCTGGATTCGACGCGTACGGGTTTCCGGCGCCGCTTCCGGCAAATGCCGAGTTTCCGGCTGAAATTGCACACAAAATACCGTTGTTCATCGCATTGACGATTGCTTTTTGTTCCGGATCATCTTTTTGGACGAAGGATGCCGTTGAACCAAGACTCATGTTGATGACGTCTGCTCCTAGCGCAATCGCATCATCAATCGCTTTGATATAGATATCACTGAATGTCGACGGCATCCCTGGATCATTGCCGAAGACCTTCATCGCGAGGAGTTGTGTTTCCGGTGCAACCCCTTTGATTCCACCGTTCGTTTCATCGCCGTTGGCACCCACTGTACCGGCGACGTGCATCCCGTGCATCGAAGCGCCTGGCCCAAGATCACGGATTTCGCTGTCATGATCCGCATAGTTATAGCCGTACGGTACTTTTTCCGTGAAGTAGTTTCCTTTTAAACCTTTTGACGATTTAAAGCTTTCGACTTTTGACGACGTCAAATCGACTTTCGTCTCCGGACTGAGGACCATGTCCTTGTGCGTCGGATCGATTCCCGTATCGATGACGGCAACGATCGTTCCTTCCCCTTTATAGCCGTAGTCCTGCCATGTCTGCTTCGCATTGACCATGTCTTTACTATGTAACATGTTTGGTGTTGCGCCCTTTTCGACTTCCGGACGCGCATATTCGTGTGCGATATGTACGTTTTTGACCCCGCTTAATTTTTTCAGTTCCTTGATTTCACCATATTTGACTTCCCCGCTGAACCCGTTCAATACGGTCGTGAAGCTTTCTTTATACGAAACAGAAATGTCTTTTTGGGCAATTGCCGCTTTGACTTCCTTCTGTTTGTTGACGATTTGATTCTTAAGAATAATTTTTTCCGTGTTGCTTAACGTGCTGTAACGCTTATTTTGTGCCTGCGCGTGTTCAATCGCTGCTTTTTGATCGAGCTCGACGACAATCCGTACTTTTTCGTTTTGACTGTATGACTTTTCTTGACCCGCTTTTTTCAGTGAGAGTGCTTGTGGCTTTTGTACATCCACTTTTTGTGATGACACGTGTCCCTCAGCATGAACTAGGCTGGAAGATGTCATGAGGGCAGCCGCCATCAGAGCAATCTTCTTTTTCTTCATTCCTTTTCCTCTTTTCCAAAAATGTAATGTGGAGCAAAAACGTATTAAACGAAAATTCTGTATTTTTAGTTTAATTAACTTTCGCTTAATATACAATTTAAATTTGGTGCTTTTTAAAAATATTTGTTTGTTTATTACATCACAAAATGAATAAATCCTTATATTCCCTTATCTATTTCTTACAGGTGAATAAAAAAGGACAAAAAAAACCTTGGTTTCCCAAGGTTTCGGCAGGTAAAGCAATATGGAGACTATCGGGCTCGAACCGACGACCTTTTGGCTGCCAGCCAAACGCTCTCCCAGCTGAGCTAAGCCCCCGTGTGTTTCTATAATGAGTATACCCATTGCTGTTCATTTTTTCAATATAAAATTAGACCGCTTACAAAAAAATCTCCCTCACCTTACCGGCAAAGGAGAATCTTCCGTTATTTGTTCAGCTCACGCATCATATCCGCTTGTCGTTCCAGTTCAGCCTGTTGCTCCAGGATCAGCACTTTTTTATACGTCCGTGCCGAGATGATGATACTGATTTCATAGAGGATGAACAAAGGAACAGAAATCATCAAATGCGACGTAATGTCGGGCGGTGAGATCAACGCCGCGATCACGAACAACGCAAAATACGCATACTTCCGATTCTTCCGCATGAAGAACGGCGTTACGAGTCCGAGCCGTGTCAAAAACATCGTCACGACCGGTAACTGGAACAACAGACCAAACGGAATCGTCAACCGGATCAGGAAACTGAAATAGTTCTCGACCCCGATGACCTGTTCAATCCCAAGCTCTTGTCCGAGTTCCGTTGATACTTCCAGTAAAAACGGCAACAGCCAAAAATAAGAAAAGGAAACACCCGCAAGGAATAAGAAAAACGTCACGGGAATGTACGTCAACGTCGCTTTTTGTTCTTGGTCGTGCAGACCGGGACGGATGAACGCCCAAAGCTGGTACATCCAAAACGGGGACGCCAAGACGATTGCGATGATGAACGCAAGATTCAGATATAACATCAACGGATCAACGACGTTAAACGCATTTAAACCGATTCCGAGTTCCTTTAAGTCGGCCTGTAAGAAACGGACGAGCGGCCGGACGAGCGGAAAGGCTGCGATAAACATGACTACCACGATGATGAGCGACCAGATGATCCGCTTACGCAGTTCATCTAAGTGCGATGTCACACTCTGTTCTTGATCGATCGCCATGATTCACTCACTTCTCTTTCATTTCGTCCTTTTTATCCTTATCATCTTCCATGATGCCGTGTGTCGCACTCTTGAACTCTTTTAACGTTTGACCGGCCGCGCGGCCGAGTTCCGGTAATTTCTTCGGTCCGAAGATAATGAGGGCGACGACACCGATCAAGGCGATGCTTGCCGGTCCAATACCAAGTGTTAACGGGATTAAGTTTTCCATTATGATTTCACTCCTTCAGCTGATTGCGAATAATGCTTCATGAAATAGACGAGCGACTGCAGCTCGATTGACAGATCGATGTGATGCACCCGGACGTGGGCCGGGACATTCAACCGGGCCGGTGTAAAGTTCAGAATGCCGGTCACACCGTACTCAACTAACTCATCCGCTACTGACTGCGCGAACTGCGACGGTACCGTCAAGATGGCGACATCGACATGGTTCGCTTTGATTTGTTCTTTCATATCCGAGACGTGATAAATCGGAACGTCCTGCGTCGTTGTTCCGACCTTGTCTTCATCGGCGTCAAACGCGATGACGATACGAGTACTATTATTCTTTAAAAAGTTATAATTTGCAAACGCTGTTCCGAGATGTCCGACCCCGATTAAGGCGACATTCGTGACCTCGTCTTGGTTGAGTGTCTTTCGGAAAAATGTTAACAAATGTTGAACGTTATAACCGTACCCTTTTTTCCCTAACGCCCCAAAGTAGGAAAAGTCACGACGGATCGTCGCAGAGTCGACTTTGACCGCTTCGCTGAGCTCTGCTGACGAGACGCGCAGCTTGCCGGAGTTATAGAGACTTTGGATAAAACGATAATATAACGGCAGTCGTTTCGCCGTTGCTTGTGGTATTTTTGTGTCTGGCCCATTCATACTGCAGTTCCCCCTTCGGCCACGTTCTGACGTGGCACCCAAATCAATGCAAAGAATTCTACTCTCCTTGATTGTAAACCACTTCACATAGAGTAACAAATATTATATTCGGCAGGATTTTTCGTGATAGACTAAAGGGTGGAAGGATGGATGGATATGATTCTCTTACAAGTAAACCAACTCTCAAAATCATTCGGCGTAGAGCCGATTTTAGACAATATTAAACTCGAAGTACAGGAACGGGACCGGATTGCCCTCGTCGGACGAAACGGTGCCGGAAAATCGACACTTTTAAAAATCATCGCCGGGGAGCTGTCACATGACTCGGGGGAGATCATGAAAAGCAAGGAAGTCCGGATTGGTTATCTCGCGCAGGACAGCGGACTCGAGTCGAACGAATCGATTTGGAACGAGATGCTGACCGTCTTTGAGCATCTGCAGGATCAGGAACGGGCGCTTCGTCGGATGGAAATCGAAATGGGCATGGAGCACATTTTAAATGATCCGACTGCCTATGACCGTCTCCTGAAAACGTACGATCAAGCGCAACACGACTTCTCGGAAGCCGGCGGCTATCAGTTCGAAGCCAACATCCGCTCTGTCTTACACGGGATGCGTTTTTATCCGGACGATTATTCCCGCCGGATTCAGACGCTTTCCGGTGGACAGCGGACCCGGCTTGCCCTGGCGAAGATGTTACTCCAGGCACCGGAACTGTTGATTCTCGATGAGCCGACCAATCACCTCGACATCGATACGTTGTCCTGGCTCGAAAGCTACCTGTCCGGTTACCGTGGTGCTGTCCTGATCGTTTCCCATGACCGCTATTTCCTCGATCAAGTCGTCAACGTCGTCTATGAATTGTCCCGGAACGTGTCGCGGAAATTCACAGGCAACTATACGAAGTATCTCGAACAAAAAGCGGCACTGTACGAACAGGAAATGAAACAGTTCGAACAGCAGCAGGAAGACATCGCGAAGATGCAGGACTTCATCCAGCGTAACATCGCCCGTGCGACGACGACGAAACGGGCGCAAAGTGTCCGCAAGCGTCTCGAAAAAGTCGACCGGATCGACCGTCCGGACGGTGACGAACGCAGTACGGTTCTGTCATTCCCGATTGAAAAGCAGAGCGGCAATGATGTGCTGCAGGTCAATCAACTCGCTGTCGGCTACGAAGAAGCCGTCTCGAAAAACATTACGTTCCGGCTGCAACGTGCGGAATCACTGGCGCTTGTCGGACCAAACGGAATCGGCAAGTCGACGTTACTGAAAGTGCTTGTCGGCCGTCTGAAACCGCTGTTCGGTGACTATCGTTTCGGTACTGGCGTCTCGATTGGCTACTACGATCAGGAGCAGGCGGAACTGAACGACCGCAATCGGGTCATTGATGAAATTTGGAACGAATGGCCGTTGATGCGCGAACAGGAAGTCCGGTCCGTTCTCGGGCAGTTCCTGTTCAGCGGCGATGATGTCTTCAAGCTCGTCCATGAATTGTCGGGCGGTGAACGCGGACGTCTGGCGCTCGCGAAGCTGAAGTTACGGAAAACGAATCTGCTTGTGCTGGATGAGCCGACGAACCACCTGGATCTTGATTCGAAAATGGTCCTCGAAAATGCACTTGTCGATTACGAAGGCACGTTACTGTTCGTCTCCCACGACCGTTACTTCATCGACCGCGTCGCGACACGTGTCATCGAGATGAGTACAGACGGCGTGACCGATTACCTCGGTGACTACTCGTATTATATGGAGAAAAAAGCCGAGAAGGAAGAAATCGCCCGCCTCGAAGCAGAAGAAGCGAAAGCGATCAAAGTCGCTTCGACGAAGACGATTGATAAAGAGGCGCAAAAAGAAGCGCGCAAAAAGAAACAACAGCTGGAGAAGCTCGAACAAGAAATTGAACGGTTGGAGAACCGGTCGGTCGAAATCGAACAGTTGTTGTGCGAACCGGAAGTCTTTAATGATATTCCGAAAGCGACCGCCCTTTCGGCAGAACGCGATCAGATTGATGTCGACTTGCTTGATTTGATGGAACAGTGGGAGTCGTTCCACTGATGCGCTCGAAAAGTTATCTGATCAATCTGATCCAAGGACTATTGTCCGGTGTCCTCTACTTCGTTCCGATGTATGCGGACTACGTCTCGGCTTTCATTCGTCCGGATGCGTTTAATGCCGTTTATCCGTTGTTTATCCTGATTTCCTGTATGATCGGTCTTGTCATTCAGACATGGAGCGGACTGTTCATCAGTTTATTATCCGGTCTGATCTGCACGTTGCTGACGATTCAGTCGTTCGTCGAACTGAATGATCCGATGATCATCATGTATTACGGTGCCGTCTCCCCATTAGCGGCCTTTTTAATCAGCTGTGTCGGGATTTGGGCGCTCGCCGTCCTGTTTTATCTACTCGACGGTTTCCAGTACAGTAAACGCCATAACATGGAGTAAGCAACAAAAAATAGACGAGGGAAGCAGACATCGAATCTGCTTCCCTCGTCTATTTGGCATGACTTTATCTTATTTCGTTGGACGGGTAATTGTGAAGATATCACCGATTTTCGCATAATCATTGCCGGCAAGACGGGCAATTGCTTTTAAACCGTCGGCATCAATCCGGAACGACTCCTCGAGTTCATCCGCGACATGATACCGGATGACTTCGCCGATTAATAAGTCAGCTGTTTCCAGTTCAATGTGTTGTGACAGTTTCAGCTCAAACCGGATTTTCGCTTCCGCGACCGCCGGGACATCAATCAAATCGCTGTCGATCAGCGTAAGATTCGTCCGGTTCAATTCACTTTCCCCGTAAGCAAGAGGTGCTGCCGTTTCATTGACGGCTTCGACAATCTCTTCACTGACGATATGGATAACGAACTCTTTATTCAACAAAATATTTTTAGCGGTGTCTTTT
This region includes:
- a CDS encoding twin-arginine translocase TatA/TatE family subunit, whose translation is MENLIPLTLGIGPASIALIGVVALIIFGPKKLPELGRAAGQTLKEFKSATHGIMEDDKDKKDEMKEK
- a CDS encoding redox-sensing transcriptional repressor Rex, with product MNGPDTKIPQATAKRLPLYYRFIQSLYNSGKLRVSSAELSEAVKVDSATIRRDFSYFGALGKKGYGYNVQHLLTFFRKTLNQDEVTNVALIGVGHLGTAFANYNFLKNNSTRIVIAFDADEDKVGTTTQDVPIYHVSDMKEQIKANHVDVAILTVPSQFAQSVADELVEYGVTGILNFTPARLNVPAHVRVHHIDLSIELQSLVYFMKHYSQSAEGVKS
- a CDS encoding flavin reductase family protein translates to MKFDAQSLSPKENYKLLIGSIIPRPIAFVTTKGADGTVNAAPFSFFTVASSHPPQLLIAVQKTDQGEKDTAKNILLNKEFVIHIVSEEIVEAVNETAAPLAYGESELNRTNLTLIDSDLIDVPAVAEAKIRFELKLSQHIELETADLLIGEVIRYHVADELEESFRIDADGLKAIARLAGNDYAKIGDIFTITRPTK
- a CDS encoding ABC-F family ATP-binding cassette domain-containing protein → MILLQVNQLSKSFGVEPILDNIKLEVQERDRIALVGRNGAGKSTLLKIIAGELSHDSGEIMKSKEVRIGYLAQDSGLESNESIWNEMLTVFEHLQDQERALRRMEIEMGMEHILNDPTAYDRLLKTYDQAQHDFSEAGGYQFEANIRSVLHGMRFYPDDYSRRIQTLSGGQRTRLALAKMLLQAPELLILDEPTNHLDIDTLSWLESYLSGYRGAVLIVSHDRYFLDQVVNVVYELSRNVSRKFTGNYTKYLEQKAALYEQEMKQFEQQQEDIAKMQDFIQRNIARATTTKRAQSVRKRLEKVDRIDRPDGDERSTVLSFPIEKQSGNDVLQVNQLAVGYEEAVSKNITFRLQRAESLALVGPNGIGKSTLLKVLVGRLKPLFGDYRFGTGVSIGYYDQEQAELNDRNRVIDEIWNEWPLMREQEVRSVLGQFLFSGDDVFKLVHELSGGERGRLALAKLKLRKTNLLVLDEPTNHLDLDSKMVLENALVDYEGTLLFVSHDRYFIDRVATRVIEMSTDGVTDYLGDYSYYMEKKAEKEEIARLEAEEAKAIKVASTKTIDKEAQKEARKKKQQLEKLEQEIERLENRSVEIEQLLCEPEVFNDIPKATALSAERDQIDVDLLDLMEQWESFH
- a CDS encoding S8 family serine peptidase; amino-acid sequence: MKKKKIALMAAALMTSSSLVHAEGHVSSQKVDVQKPQALSLKKAGQEKSYSQNEKVRIVVELDQKAAIEHAQAQNKRYSTLSNTEKIILKNQIVNKQKEVKAAIAQKDISVSYKESFTTVLNGFSGEVKYGEIKELKKLSGVKNVHIAHEYARPEVEKGATPNMLHSKDMVNAKQTWQDYGYKGEGTIVAVIDTGIDPTHKDMVLSPETKVDLTSSKVESFKSSKGLKGNYFTEKVPYGYNYADHDSEIRDLGPGASMHGMHVAGTVGANGDETNGGIKGVAPETQLLAMKVFGNDPGMPSTFSDIYIKAIDDAIALGADVINMSLGSTASFVQKDDPEQKAIVNAMNNGILCAISAGNSAFAGSGAGNPYASNPDVGVVGSPGLISESLQVASVENTQLTLEGMALTVDGQDAGYLAYQKQDSPNPIAVFDKEKMDVVYVGDGSEPNYAGKDVKDKVVFVVRNGSFNYGMIQAEAEKQGAAGVIVRGRVDHGDYVSMALNKPTIPLVSLSIADGNELEAKAKDGKALTVTFDGKAVSTPNPVAGEMSDFTSWGVTPNLDFKPEITAPGGKIYSTLNDNEYGVMSGTSMAAPHVAGGTALVMQRIDKDFKVSGATRVKLAKTILMNTSRPQLDKGKYNAEAKTGNYYSPRREGAGLMDLRAAMKTPVVVTETKSGEGKAALKQVGDKFSFTLDLKNYSNEKLTYKLAGTVQSDLAVQGQNFLEANGIFKKGTVDAVDANKGTFPISFTVGSKKASSVAINAKSTTKVNVTVDLKDTVDWANGAPLESIFENGYFVEGFVRLIDTNSKNPELTVPYVGFKGAWDKAPILDAPLYDDNTFYGVTGLATEVKDNFNLLGTNAAGDVVKEKVSFSPNGDGSADEAFPVLSFLRNAKKVEYSILDRNKSTLRKLETQSDVIKNYYDGGSEDGFTPVTNAAWDGTVNGSKVKDGLYYYQVKSVVDYPNAKWQTALFPIYIDTKIPAATVKWDADKKAVSWTAGDQGTGVASFDILVDGKSVLKQPLAPSVKNYTLTDLPSRAKVTFVVSDYAGNSVKKNVNTSGVDKAVPNVQIDTPEALGLTTSQQVKVSGNVSDESDVKSFKINGKAVKLRWDAVQQHYAFSHDITYTTDGVKSFKVEGYDGKGNRVAFSRQVIIDSERPTIRVTAPKTVSSKTKTAKMTIVLRDNYDELRFDLNGNAEYRRSFKEPYEMRAFKKTIYKTVTLKKGQNVYNLKLKDLGGHVVEKKVVITKK
- the tatC gene encoding twin-arginine translocase subunit TatC; its protein translation is MAIDQEQSVTSHLDELRKRIIWSLIIVVVMFIAAFPLVRPLVRFLQADLKELGIGLNAFNVVDPLMLYLNLAFIIAIVLASPFWMYQLWAFIRPGLHDQEQKATLTYIPVTFFLFLAGVSFSYFWLLPFLLEVSTELGQELGIEQVIGVENYFSFLIRLTIPFGLLFQLPVVTMFLTRLGLVTPFFMRKNRKYAYFALFVIAALISPPDITSHLMISVPLFILYEISIIISARTYKKVLILEQQAELERQADMMRELNK